A genomic region of Aspergillus oryzae RIB40 DNA, chromosome 1 contains the following coding sequences:
- a CDS encoding WD40 repeat domain-containing protein (mRNA splicing factor), translated as MASLLGADYESSDDETARPQSQTTVPTATKIVAAPEVNTEDQAHMQMMLANTSSQALTYNATYDDLSRPNQGPANPFKPDGPANGLKRKNVPTGYAEEAAISAATFATQHRTFQSLGYTRNPGLPGQFVGDLDRAAQYGGRDIVQMKPSKEVSAALRAKRQRKGDSSIVEGEGAYLGPWAKYKDDDHMYQEAEAAEDRELASDEEYVEEEEEEIAPAHMPAMSKQSTDYQDDSSKVETTEFHGSEQFDYLGRTYMHVPQDLDVDLRKEVGSVKNFIPKKLIHTWKSHTKAITSLRFFPQSGHLLLSSAADGKAKIWDAFHSRELLRTFSGHSKAITDTDFHPTGKTFLTASYDRQIKLWDTEYGKCLGRFSTGKTPHVVRFNPGADHSHEFLAGMSDKKIVQFDTRSGELVQEYDHHLAAINTITFVDENRRFISTSDDKSLRAWEYGIPVPIKFIAEPYMFALTRAAPHPNGKYVAFQSGDNQIVVYGATDKFRQNRKKSFRGHNNAGYAIDLKISPDGQFICSGDSAGYVCFWDWKTGKMYHKIMASGKEGGATTCLDWHPQETSKVVTGGLDGVIRYWD; from the exons ATGGCGTCGCTATTAGGTGCTGACTACGAGTCTAGCGACGATGAGACCGCGCGCCCCCAGTCTCAAACTACCGTGCCAACAGCGACTAAGATTGTCGCAGCGCCTGAAGTAAATACAGAG GACCAAGCACATATGCAGATGATGCTTGCTAATACATCCTCCCAAGCTCTGACCTACAATGCAACATATGACGATCTCTCCCGTCCCAACCAGGGTCCAGCGAATCCGTTTAAGCCTGATGGCCCCGCGAATGGACTCAAACGCAAGAACGTGCCTACGGGGTacgcagaagaagcagcaatTAGCGCAGCCACCTTCGCCACGCAACACCGCACATTCCAGAGCTTAGGATACACACGCAACCCCGGACTACCGGGCCAGTTTGTGGGAGACCTGGACCGGGCGGCACAGTATGGAGGCCGGGATATCGTACAGATGAAGCCGTCGAAAGAGGTATCGGCAGCCTTGCGGGccaaaaggcaaaggaaggGTGATTCGAGCATTGTCGAGGGTGAAGGCGCTTATCTGGGGCCGTGGGCGAAATATAAGGATGATGACCATATGTATCAGGAAGCGGAGGCGGCCGAAGACCGAGAACTTGCCAGTGACGAGGAGTacgtggaggaagaggaagaggagatcgccCCAGCTCATATGCCTGCTATGAGCAAGCAATCGACAGACTACCAGGACGATTCGTCCAAGGTGGAAACTACCGAGTTCCACGGATCCGAGCAATTCGACTACTTGGGCCGGACGTACATGCATGTACCGCAAGACCTGGATGTGGACCTCAGGAAGGAGGTTGGAAGTGTCAAGAACTTTATCCCGAAGAAACTCATCCACACCTGGAAATCACATACTAAAGCCATCACATCCCTTCGTTTCTTCCCTCAGTCCGGCCATCTCTTACTATCGTCTGCAGCGGACGGCAAGGCCAAGATCTGGGACGCATTCCATTCGCGCGAGCTTCTGCGCACTTTCTCTGGTCACTCCAAAGCTATCACCGACACAGATTTCCATCCCACCGGGAAAACGTTCCTCACAGCATCCTACGACCGCCAGATCAAACTCTGGGACACCGAGTATGGCAAGTGCCTTGGTCGTTTCTCTACCGGCAAGACGCCACACGTCGTTCGGTTCAACCCCGGTGCGGATCACTCTCACGAGTTCCTGGCCGGTATGTCTGACAAGAAGATCGTGCAATTCGATACCCGCTCCGGCGAACTGGTCCAAGAATACGACCACCACCTAGCAGCAATCAATACCATCACCTTCGTTGACGAGAACCGTCGcttcatctccacatctgACGACAAATCCCTCCGCGCCTGGGAATACGGCATCCCCGTCCCGATCAAGTTCATTGCGGAACCATACATGTTTGCCCTCACACGGGCAGCACCCCATCCAAACGGCAAGTATGTCGCCTTCCAATCCGGCGACAATCAGATCGTCGTCTACGGCGCCACGGATAAATTCCGCCAAAATCGAAAGAAGAGCTTCCGCGGCCATAATAACGCTGGTTACGCCATTGACCTCAAGATCTCTCCCGATGGTCAGTTCATATGCTCCGGCGACAGCGCCGGATACGTATGCTTCTGGGATTGGAAGACCGGGAAAATGTACCACAAAATTATGGCGAGCGGCAAGGAAGGCGGTGCGACGACTTGTCTTGACTGGCATCCTCAAGAGACGAGTAAGGTCGTCACTGGTGGATTGGATGGTGTGATTAGATACTGGGATTAG
- a CDS encoding putative MFS multidrug transporter (predicted transporter (major facilitator superfamily)) — protein MAPERTPTETSPLLGPQVNSNAAHHPSNGAISGLRDPKSVGQNGGDSQEELGKDVIESNPRLSYIFPAISIGVFLSAADQTIIMASYGQIGSDLHALNLTSWIATSYFLTLTSFQPLYGKLSDIFGRKACLLWAYAIFGTGCLFCGLAQNIHQLIAARVFQGIGGGGMTTVVSILLSDIVPLRDRGVWQGIINIIYATGSGIGAPFGGILADYIGWRWAFIAQAPICVLAFTAVSIILKLPPQENSHWKDKLRRIDFPGAIILVGAVLGFLLGLDRGSNVSWTIPVTIISLSVSAILFVLFVVVEVFYAAEPFAPGHIIFDRTFFSSYGCNFFSFGGWLAALFYIPLYFQAVDGVSATVAGLRLLPSILAGVSGSLFAGFVMKWTGKFYWLTVAAYSLLTLGVTTIFLFSGGATESLVPMIMGMVLSGFGNGIGVTSTLICLISNSTPEDQAVVTACSYLFRSLGSVIGLSLSSTVVQQILRGRLRSALRDSKDIDRIVDGVRQSLDYIKTLDPSVAKVVRGCYGWAMNKGFAFMIAVVFFALISSFFMREKKLNR, from the exons ATGGCCCCAGAAAGGACACCTACAGAGACGTCCCCGTTGCTAGGTCCGCAAGTCAATAGCAATGCTGCCCACCACCCTTCAAACGGTGCCATTTCTGGTTTGCGCGACCCCAAATCGGTAGGGCAGAATGGTGGTGATTCACAGGAAGAGTTGGGCAAGGACGTGATAGAGTCAAACCCAAGGCTGAGCTATATATTTCCTGCGATTTCAATTGGC GTCTTCCTATCTGCAGCCGACCAGACTATTATCATGGCCAGTTATGGGCAGATTGGTAGCGATCTTCATGCGCTCAATCTGACAAGCTGGATTGCCACTTCGTACTTTCTAACCTTAACGTCGTTCCAGCCGCTATATGGAAAACTGAGTGATATCTTTGGCCGCAAGGCATGTCTGTTATGGGCCTATGCTATCTTTGGCACTGGCTGCTTGTTTTGCGGTCTAGCACAGAATATTCACCAATTGATTGCTGCTCGC GTTTTCCAAGGCATTGGGGGAGGAGGTATGACCACTGTTGTCAGCATTCTACTAAGTGATATCGTTCCGCTCCGAGATCGAGGTGTCTGGCAAGGTATAATCAATATTATATATGCTACTGGATCTGGAATTGGAGCACCTTTCG GTGGTATATTGGCAGACTACATTGGTTGGCGCTG GGCTTTCATTGCTCAAGCACCCATATGTGTTCTTGCTTTCACAGCGGTTTCTATCATACTGAAATTGCCACCGCAGGAAAATAGTCATTGGAAGGACAAGCTCCGTCGTATTGATTTTCCAGGAGCGATTATTCTCGTTGGGGCGgtccttggctttctcctTGGTCTTGACCGCGGTAGCAATGTGTCCTGGACCATACCGGTAACCATTATCTCGTTGAGTGTATCGGCTATCTTATTCGTGCTCTTCGTTGTGGTCGAGGTCTTCTACGCAGCGGAACCATTTGCCCCTGGTCACATTATTTTTGACCGAACATTCTTTTCTAGTTACGGCTGTAACTTTTTCAGCTTCGGGGGTTGGTTGGCAGCCCTGTTCTACATCCCACTCTATTTCCAAGCCGTAGATGGTGTGTCTGCTACTGTTGCTGGGCTACGTCTTCTACCTAGTATTCTGGCCGGCGTTTCTGGGTCGCTGTTTGCCGGATTTGTCATGAAATGGACCGGGAAATTTTACTGGCTGACAGTGGCGGCATATTCATTACTCACACTAGGAGTCACAAcgatcttccttttctctggcGGTGCCACGGAAAGTCTTGTACCGATGATCATGGGAATGGTACTTTCGGGTTTTGGAAACGGCATCGGTGTCACGTCGACGTTGATCTGCCTCA TCTCGAATTCGACGCCCGAAGACCAGGCAGTAGTGACGGCATGTTCTTACCTCTTCCGGTCCCTAGGCTCAGTGATAGGCTTGTCTCTATCTTCAACAGTGGTCCAGCAGATTCTTCGGGGCCGGCTGAGGTCTGCATTGCGCGACAGCAAGGATATTGACCGTATCGTTGACGGCGTGCGTCAGAGCCTCGACTATATTAAGACCCTTGATCCGAGTGTTGCGAAAGTGGTTCGGGGCTGTTACGGATGGGCTATGAATAAAGGCTTTGCATTCATGATTGCTGTGGTGTTCTTTGCCCTTATCAGCAGCTTCTTTATGCGTGAAAAGAAGCTGAATCGGTGA
- a CDS encoding cornichon family protein (ER vesicle integral membrane protein involved in establishing cell polarity, signaling and protein degradation), producing the protein MSGEAWLYLLAVLINAVNLFLQVFFTIMYSDLECDYINPIDLCNRLNAYIIPEAAVHAFLTFLFVINGYWLAILLNLPLLAFNAKKIYDNAHLLDATEIFRKLNVHKKESFIKLGFHLLMFFFYLYSMIVALIRDESH; encoded by the exons ATGTCCGGCGAAGCGTGGCTCTACCTGTTGGCGGTGTTGATCAACGCCGTCAACTTGTTTCTGCAGGTGTTCTTCACCATTATGTATAGCGATCTGGAATG TGACTACATCAACCCTATTGACCTCTGCAACCGTCTCAACGCCTACATTATCCCCGAAGCCGCCGTCCATGCCTTCCTTACCTTCTTGTTCGTAATCAATGGCTACTGGCTTGCGATCTTGTTGAACCTGCCCCTGTTGGcattcaatgccaagaa GATTTACGATAACGCGCACCTTTTGGATGCGACCGAGATCTTCCGCAAGCTCAACGTACACAAGAAG GAATCTTTCATCAAACTAGGTTTCCACCTTTTGATGTTTTTCTTCTACTTGTACAGTATGATCGTTGCTTTGATCCGCGACGAATCTCATTGA
- a CDS encoding EF hand domain protein (predicted protein) translates to MSGSQPRPALSRYRPILYLLTGVAAAYALVYINNLIISSSSQPSLRRRRTIRRPRGLRRRSEIDSNYGEELRRRRQNGERVTLSTSTFPDESSPAQNMDGGETVVDDQSVFSWREGHNDTSPSREGQNLLNLLYHIAEDQARRDGYIHRGVTCNSCGAMPIQGIRYRCANCIDYDLCETCEAMQVHIKTHLFYKVRIPAPFLGNPRQSQPVWYPGKPAMLPRSLNRSLAKRLMKDTNFENTELDALWDQFRCLANHEWADDPNKLYMAIDRKTFDRCFVPNTSIRPPPPSLIYDRMFAFYDTNGDGLIGFEEFLKGLASLNNKSNDERLRRVFRGYDIDGDGYVERKDFLRVFRAYYALSRELTRDMVAGMEDDFLEGGARDVVLGSQPISSAFPGSIPAGEVSRTGEGKRVNHEGDMEIVDNEGILRPDGTDTGDRHAVVGDAAVRSRYGSIRPLFPSVRLPDQGRSGGENVDDASSSDGSSSSVATDRWPPAEHIRDEDIVTALGAYVPLSEVTDPVDRARIGTAVYHRMFDDDDRRVDAARRYGIDERWRRRAFYTDEEDGAAAPEGYETDSDADDVSVEDDLHDQHPEFESHPPSPRSRSSSKVRFQDDITDDYDVRSNPSTSSRSILVGERWGGFEIPEVERDVGKEILYQVTQQGFNELLDILFKPKEDLLMEVYRTRTERKMWAREIELVEQMDAGKHFARRDGRPVDDEVKEEPESSLHNPFGDRPLEELLERAGYSIGSPPLEPVRDGPVLAPPSPELRLPDDDVRPTHLADPGEDPAESQQEEPDFAPAVPSPGSPVSERSQSPSVESEFDPTLPHHRPNEDTQELRDTSGLQSNVYNASPTHSTFPQSLPAELRLQPNGTTSFPAPPSIAASSPEAEATAPKLSPSPIQPLPPASTSTLPPRDGPTMPPSPLILSRWAYLNRVEREAKERGGTGAKLSFEEFSHRMAADRGRRLAFVASWIEMASF, encoded by the exons ATGTCGGGATCTCAACCAAGGCCGGCCTTGTCACGGTATCGTCCTATTCTCTACCTACTCACTGGTGTCGCAGCGGCCTACGCTCTTGTCTACATCAACAATCttatcatctcttcctcatcccagccatctTTACGTCGCCGAAGGACTATACGCCGCCCGCGAGGTTTAAGGAGACGATCGGAAATT GACAGCAACTACGGGGAAGAATTGCGTCGTCGTCGGCAGAACGGGGAGAGGGTTACCTTGTCTACTTCTACTTTCCCCGATGAATCCTCGCCCGCGCAGAATATGGATGGCGGGGAGACAGTCGTTGATGATCAGAGCGTCTTTTCCTGGCGCGAAGGGCACAATGACACCTCTCCGTCGAGGGAAGGCCAGAACCTGCTCAACCTACTTTATCATATCGCCGAGGATCAAGCACGGAGAGATGGTTATATTCACAGAGGAGTGACGTGTAACAGTTGTGGCGCTATGCCGATCCAAGGCATTCGGTACCGATGCGCAAACTGCATCGATTACGATCTCTGTGAGACATGTGAGGCGATGCAGGTTCACATCAAGACCCATTTATTTTACAAAGTACGGATCCCGGCTCCTTTCCTGGGGAACCCCCGACAGTCCCAGCCTGTTTGGTATCCCGGAAAGCCTGCCATGCTTCCCCGCAGCCTAAATCGATCCCTGGCCAAACGCCTGATGAAGGATACCAACTTTGAGAACACGGAGTTGGACGCTCTTTGGGATCAATTTCGTTGTCTGGCAAACCACGAATGGGCGGATGACCCTAACAAACTGTATATGGCGATTGACCGCAAAACTTTTGATCGATGCTTTGTGCCCAACACATCTATCCGTCCACCGCCTCCAAGCCTTATCTATGATCGAATGTTTGCTTTCTATGATACGAATGGTGATGGTTTAATTGGGTTTGAAGAGTTCTTGAAAGGCCTTGCAAGCCTTAATAATAAGAGCAATGACGAGAGGCTGCGCCGTGTCTTCCGTGGCTATGATATTGATGGCGACGGCTACGTGGAACGGAAGGACTTCTTACGGGTATTCCGGGCATACTACGCTCTCAGCAGAGAATTAACACGAGACATGGTGGCTGGCATGGAAGATGACTTCTTAGAGGGCGGTGCACGAGATGTTGTTCTGGGGAGCCAGCCAATCAGCTCTGCATTTCCTGGCAGCATCCCTGCAGGAGAGGTGTCTAGAACCGGAGAAGGCAAGCGCGTCAATCATGAAGGAGACATGGAAATCGTAGACAACGAAGGTATCTTACGCCCCGACGGGACCGACACTGGTGATCGACATGCCGTCGTTGGTGACGCTGCTGTTAGGAGTCGATACGGAAGTATCCGACCACTGTTTCCATCCGTTCGGCTACCTGATCAAGGTAGGTCCGGAGGCGAAAACGTGGATGATGCCAGCAGCTCTGATGGCTCTAGTTCGTCGGTTGCTACTGACCGCTGGCCTCCGGCCGAACATATCCgggatgaggatattgtgaCGGCTCTTGGGGCCTATGTACCCCTATCAGAGGTCACTGACCCAGTTGACAGGGCTCGGATCGGCACTGCTGTGTACCACAGAATGTTTGACGACGATGATAGACGAGTGGATGCAGCTCGTAGATATGGAATCGATGAGCGGTGGCGGCGAAGGGCATTCTacaccgatgaagaagatggcgcCGCTGCGCCTGAAGGCTACGAGACTGATTCAGACGCGGATGATGTATCGGTTGAGGATGACCTCCATGACCAACATCCCGAGTTTGAGTCACATCCGCCATCTCCTCGTTCCCGTTCTTCATCCAAAGTGCGGTTCCAGGACGACATTACTGATGACTATGACGTGAGGTCAAATCCATCGACATCCTCACGCAGTATACTTGTTGGTGAGCGGTGGGGAGGCTTTGAAATCCCTGAAGTAGAAAGGGACGTTGGCAAGGAAATCCTATATCAAGTAACACAACAAGGATTTAACGAACTGCTTGATATACTGTTCAAGCCTAAGGAAGACCTGCTCATGGAAGTTTACCGGACGCGCACTGAGCGCAAAATGTGGGCCCGAGAAATTGAGCTGGTAGAGCAGATGGATGCCGGGAAGCATTTCGCCCGACGGGATGGGCGGCCTGTAGACGACGAGGTCAAAGAGGAACCGGAGTCTTCCTTGCATAACCCCTTCGGTGACAGGCCACTCGAAGAACTGCTTGAACGGGCGGGATATTCTATCGGGAGCCCGCCTTTGGAGCCCGTCCGGGACGGTCCCGTACTTGCTCCTCCGTCACCTGAATTGCGACTCCCGGACGACGATGTACGACCAACTCACCTCGCTGATCCCGGAGAGGATCCAGCCGAGTCCCAACAGGAAGAGCCGGATTTTGCGCCAGCTGTTCCATCACCGGGATCCCCAGTATCAGAACGGAGTCAGTCACCATCTGTTGAATCCGAGTTTGACCCTACATTGCCACATCACCGTCCAAATGAAGATACCCAGGAGCTACGCGATACCTCTGGGCTACAATCTAATGTTTATAACGCTTCCCCAACACACTCTACCTTCCCACAATCCCTTCCTGCCGAACTTCGCCTTCAACCTAACGGTACAACCTCATTCCCAGCACCACCATCAATAgccgcctcctcccccgAAGCGGAAGCAACGGCTCCCAAACTCTCTCCCTCACCAATCCAACCTCTACCCCCTGCTTCCACTTCCACTCTTCCACCTCGAGATGGTCCCACCATGCCCCCGTCTCCACTGATTCTTTCACGCTGGGCCTATCTCAATCGTGTCGAACGCGAAGCGAAAGAACGAGGAGGCACAGGCGCCAAGCTTAGCTTCGAGGAATTCTCGCATCGTATGGCCGCAGATCGGGGACGGAGGTTGGCTTTCGTAGCTAGCTGGATCGAGATGGCTAGCTTCTAG
- a CDS encoding putative ATP-dependent permease ADP1 (transporter, ABC superfamily (Breast cancer resistance protein)) produces the protein MRSKLPVQLYLATLLSLSVSAAVAQSNYSDTRVVSPLFNAFDKRPDDCPPCFNCQLDAFQCAQFASCDNLSGKCVCPPGFAGEDCSKPTCGSLADGHERTPRTDKYCNCKDGWGGINCNVCQSDDVCNAMTPEGEGGVCYSQGVTVKENFQMCDVTNRKILDQLKEKKPQVTFSCKAEDHSCNFQFWVDQVESFYCGLDTCEWGLETTHDRNSTHYKCENIRCKCIPGRMLCGEEGSIDIGDFLDQSIQGPASFTSVSTIGGSANDGSKFQEPAMDNLIKSVFGDESIFLNCQSGECLYKTDVPGYTRPVKQINTPLIAGVIAGCALFVVAVILTVWYLSRRSYRGRIQLPLSDDSDDEATKLLTDHKPAALYWDNVSYYLNGKEILSGIQGVSQPGQITAIMGASGAGKTTFLDILARKNKRGAVRGDFYINGEKVNDHDFKSMIGFVDQEDTMLPTLTVHETILTSALLRLPRDMSRAAKEQRVFEVEKQLGIHHIRDQLIGSEEGKGRGISGGEKRRVGIACELVTSPSILFLDEPTSGLDAFNAFNVVECLVTLAKTYNRTVIFTIHQPRSNIVALFDRLVLLAHGKTVYSGPFSTCQQYFYNSGYSCPPGFNIADYLVDLTMHASVTRSHTDEVVSPLLDVRSDPPKTASSSLRAVKSVASASNASIEDNSSSTLEANRRPKNGRRVSLKQRQDKQLYSRKKDRERPATPKTDEEDVVDVTENPQQWLRLSRQQGNVPPQILDDPDELPPIAPGQTDLDILVANYTSSDVARSVNDEIVAAVQNARTANGSANSDILSGAPTSTPKSYARVGLLRQFLILSQRTWRNLYRNPMLMLTHYAISILLAVLCGYLFYGLTDDIKGLQNRLGLFFFILALFGFSTLTSLTVFSAERLLFVRERANGYYHPVTYFAAKVVFDIVPLRLLPPVIMGVIVYPMTGLIPAWPEFLRFILVLVLFNLAAANICLFIGIVFRDGGVANLIGSLVMLFSLLFAGLLLNHDAIPKSALWLQTLSIFHYGFEALIVNEVTFLTLIDHKYGLDIEVPGASILSAFGFDTLAFWKDVIGLGIISGAFIMIAYGAMHVFLIEKR, from the exons ATGCGATCAAAATTACCGGTGCAGCTCTACCTAGCCACCCTGCTCTCGTTGTCAGTGTCTGCAGCTGTAGCACAGAGCAACTATTCCGACACCCGTGTTGTGTCTCCGCTTTTCAATGCTTTCGATAAACGCCCCGACGATTGCCCACCATGTTTCAACTGCCAATTAGATGCCTTTCAATGTGCTCAATTTGCTTCCTGCGATAATTTGTCCGGAAAGTGCGTATGTCCTCCTGGGTTTGCTGGCGAGGACTGCTCGAAGCCGACATGTGGATCGTTAGCCGATGGCCATGAGAGGACCCCACGGACAGACAAGTACTGCAACTGCAAAGATGGCTGGGGGGGAATTAACTGCAATGTGTGTCAGAGTGATGACGTTTGTAATGCCATGACGCCTGAAGGCGAAGGTGGTGTCTGTTACAGCCAAGGTGTCACGGTCAAGGAAAATTTTCAGATGTGCGATGTGACCAACCGCAAAATCCTCGATCAactcaaggagaaaaagccCCAGGTGACGTTCTCCTGTAAGGCGGAGGATCATAGCTGTAATTTCCAATTTTGGGTGGACCAGGTGGAATCGTTTTATTGTGGTCTAGATACCTGCGAATGGGGCCTGGAAACCACCCACGACCGGAACAGCACTCACTACAAATGCGAGAATATCAGGTGCAAGTGCATTCCGGGCCGCATGCTCTGTGGAGAAGAGGGCTCGATTGACATCGGAGATTTTCTTGACCAGTCCATCCAAGGTCCTGCCTCCTTCACGTCGGTGTCTACCATCGGTGGCAGTGCGAATGACGGCAGCAAGTTCCAGGAACCCGCCATGGATAACTTGATCAAGAGCGTTTTCGGGGACGAAAGTATCTTCTTGAACTGCCAATCTGGAGAGTGCTTGTACAAAACAGATGTACCTGGATACACGCGGCCCGTGAAACAAATCAACACTCCCCTCATCGCTGGAGTTATCGCTGGCTGTGCACTCTTTGTTGTGGCAGTGATTCTGACCGTGTGGTACTTATCTCGCAGATCGTATCGGGGACGTATTCAGTTGCCTCTCTCCGATGattcggatgatgaggccaCCAAACTCTTGACGGATCACAAGCCAGCAGCGCTGTATTGGGATAATGTGTCTTATTATTTGAATGGAAAGGAAATCCTTTCTGGTATTCAGGGTGTCTCCCAGCCGGGCCAGATTACAGCCATCATGGGGGCTTCAGGTGCGGGAAAAACGACatttcttgatattcttgCTCGAAAAAACAAGCGGGGTGCAGTCCGCGGTGACTTTTATATCAACGGAGAAAAAGTCAATGATCATGACTTCAAGAGCATGATAGGATTCGTCGATCAGGAAGACACCATGCTCCCTACCCTGACTGTACATGAAACGATCCTGACGAGCGCACTACTGCGGCTCCCCCGGGACATGAGCCGAGCAGCCAAAGAGCAGCGAGTGTTTGAGGTTGAAAAGCAGCTTGGCATCCATCATATCAGGGACCAGCTAATCGGCtcagaagaagggaaaggccGTGGTATCTCTGGTGGCGAGAAGCGCCGAGTGGGAATTGCCTGCGAACTGGTCACTAGCCCTagcattctcttcctggatgagcCCACTAGCGGACTG GACGCTTTCAATGCATTCAATGTTGTTGAATGTCTGGTGACCTTAGCGAAGACTTACAATCGGACCGTCATCTTCACTATTCATCAACCGCGATCCAACATCGTTGCTCTATTCGACCGACTTGTTCTCCTGGCACATGGGAAGACAGTATACTCGGGTCCTTTTTCCACATGCCAGCAGTACTTCTACaattctggatattcttgccCTCCTGGATTCAATATTGCTGATTATCTCGTGGATCTCACGATGCATGCCAGTGTTACCCGGTCCCATACCGACGAGGTCGTATCCCCGTTGTTAGACGTGCGCTCAGACCCACCCAAGACTGCATCAAGCAGCTTGCGGGCTGTCAAGTCAGTGGCTAGTGCATCAAACGCAAGTATCGAGGATAATTCCAGTAGCACACTGGAAGCAAATCGAAGACCGAAAAATGGACGCCGCGTCTCTCTCAAGCAACGCCAAGATAAGCAACTCTATTCCCGCAAGAAAGATCGTGAACGCCCCGCCACCCCCAAAacagatgaggaagatgtagTTGATGTGACGGAGAACCCCCAGCAGTGGTTACGCCTCTCTCGCCAACAGGGCAATGTTCCACCCCAGATCCTCGACGACCCTGACGAGTTACCTCCAATTGCACCAGGTCAAACCGATCTCGATATCTTGGTTGCGAATTATACCAGCTCAGACGTTGCTCGTTCCGTGAATGATGAAATCGTAGCAGCCGTTCAGAATGCTCGTACCGCGAATGGTTCGGCCAACTCAGACATCCTCTCAGGCGCCCCTACTAGTACACCCAAGAGCTATGCTAGGGTCGGCCTGCTCCGGCAGTTTCTCATCCTGTCTCAGCGAACTTGGCGGAACCTATACCGGAATCCTATGTTAATGCTAACCCATTATGCTATCTCTATTCTGCTCGCTGTGCTGTGCGGATACCTGTTCTATGGATTGACGGACGATATCAAGGGGCTTCAAAATCGTCtgggccttttcttcttcatcctcgcctTGTTTGGATTCAGTACACTCACTAGTCTCACGGTTTTCTCAGCAGAGCGACTCCTGTTTGTCCGTGAACGGGCGAATGGCTACTATCACCCTGTTACGTACTTTGCGGCCAAGGTGGTATTCGACATCGTGCCTCTGCGCCTACTGCCCCCGGTGATCATGGGAGTGATCGTGTATCCCATGACTGGGCTGATCCCAGCATGGCCAGAGTTTCTCCGGTTTATCTTAGTACTTGTTCTCTTCAACCTCGCAGCTGCCAACATCTGTCTCTTCATCGGTATCGTTTTCCGCGATGGAGGAGTGGCCAATTTGATTGGCAGTTTGGTGATGCTATTCAGTCTATTATTTGCTGGTCTGTTACTCAACCACGATGCAATTCCTAAGTCCGCTTTGTGGCTGCAAACC TTGTCCATCTTCCACTACGGCTTCGAGGCCTTGATTGTCAACGAAGTGACGTTCCTTACGCTGATCGACCATAAGTATGGGCTGGACATTGAGGTCCCAGGGGCCTCCATCCTGAGCGCTTTTGGGTTCGATACTTTGGCGTTTTGGAAGGATGTTATTGGGCTGGGTATAATCTCCGGCGCATTCATCATGATTGCCTACGGAGCAATGCATGTTTTCCTCATTGAGAAGCGGTAG